GTCACGACCCGCCCACCCCGGCGAGGTCGTCGAGGACGGCCCGCCCGCCGCAATCGTCGAGCAGGTGGCGGGCCAGGCTCCGGCCCAGCGCCCCGGGTTCGGACCCGGTGGCGGTCTGGCGCAGCATCAGTCTCCCGTCGAGGCTCGACACCATGCCCGCCAGCTCGAGCTCGTCGTCGCCGAGTCGCCGGGCGTGGGCCGCCACCGGCAGATCGCAGCTGCCGCCGAGCTCGGCCAGGAAGGCGCGCTCGGCCCCCACCGTCAGTCTCGACGGGGGATGGTCGATGGCGGCCACCGCGGCCAACGTGGCTTCGTCGTCGATCCGGCACTCGACGGCCAGGGCGCCCTGTGAGACCTGGGGCAGCATCAGGGCCGGATCGACGGCCTCGGCGGCCCGGTCGGTACGTCCCAGCCGGCGCAGGGCAGCCAACGCCACCACGACAGCGTCGTAGCGAGGGGCCTTCGTCAGCCGGGTGGCGATGTTCCCTCGCAGGCCGGCGAACGTGAGGTCGGGCCGGAGCCAGGCCAGCTGGGCCCGGCGGCGCACCGACCCCGTCGCCACCACGGCCCCCGGAGGGAGCTCGTCGAGCGCCGACCCCACCAGCGCGTCCCGGGGATCGTCGCGTTCCGGCACCGCCGCGAGCACGAGACCCTCGGTCGGAGCGGACGGAAGATCCTTGGCCGAGTGGACCGCGACGTCGGCCCGACCGTCGAGCACCGCGGCCTGCACCTCCTTGACGAACACGCCCTGCCCGCCGATCTCCCAGATCGGCACCTCACCTCGACGATCTCCGCTGGTGTCGACGACGACGGCCTCGATCTCGCGGCCGAGAAGCTCGCCGACGTGGTCCGTCTGCCAGCGGGCGAGCTCGCTCCCCCGGGTCGCGGCCCGCAGCGCCGGACGGGCCCTGCTCACCACGCCGACCCTAGAGGTCGAACAGGACGCGCAGGGCGTCGCCGAGCCGCTCCGCCCGGGGCGAGCCCGCCGCGTCCTTGAGCTGCATGGTCGGCTCG
The genomic region above belongs to Acidimicrobiales bacterium and contains:
- the hemC gene encoding hydroxymethylbilane synthase, translating into MSRARPALRAATRGSELARWQTDHVGELLGREIEAVVVDTSGDRRGEVPIWEIGGQGVFVKEVQAAVLDGRADVAVHSAKDLPSAPTEGLVLAAVPERDDPRDALVGSALDELPPGAVVATGSVRRRAQLAWLRPDLTFAGLRGNIATRLTKAPRYDAVVVALAALRRLGRTDRAAEAVDPALMLPQVSQGALAVECRIDDEATLAAVAAIDHPPSRLTVGAERAFLAELGGSCDLPVAAHARRLGDDELELAGMVSSLDGRLMLRQTATGSEPGALGRSLARHLLDDCGGRAVLDDLAGVGGS